Proteins found in one Candidatus Latescibacter sp. genomic segment:
- the xseB gene encoding exodeoxyribonuclease VII small subunit — protein MAEAEEKNFEALLKRLEEIVEKMDSGGLSLEEYLNLYEEGMKKAETLTAMLAEAREKVMKLVVDKNGKPSIEPFEGCNDKDEG, from the coding sequence ATGGCTGAAGCTGAGGAAAAAAATTTCGAGGCGCTGCTCAAGAGGCTGGAAGAGATCGTGGAAAAAATGGACAGCGGAGGTTTGAGTCTCGAAGAGTATCTTAACCTCTATGAAGAGGGGATGAAAAAGGCCGAAACCCTGACCGCGATGCTCGCCGAAGCCCGTGAGAAGGTAATGAAACTGGTAGTCGACAAGAACGGGAAACCCTCTATTGAACCTTTCGAAGGATGCAATGACAAGGATGAAGGATGA